A region of Notolabrus celidotus isolate fNotCel1 chromosome 4, fNotCel1.pri, whole genome shotgun sequence DNA encodes the following proteins:
- the LOC117811157 gene encoding transmembrane protein 41A-B-like, which translates to MSPVIYDPFPAGLKVSSWSLRQKLGESAGGNMRSLAGLATIVVAATVYLYLLSTHLPPGPEHIQPDSEGEDGEAQEYRLKFPSDLDELRELAEMLKFYKREHYGYVLLLFCSAYLYKQSFAIPGSSFLNMLAGAIFGPWEGLVLACLLTTSGSTFCFLLSSVFGKQHVVQVFPDKVALLQRKVEDNRSSLFFFLLFLRFFPMTPNWFLNITCPVLNIPMPIFFFSVFIGLIPYNFICVRTGSILSEISSLDDIFSWGTLAQLLAIALMALVPGALIKQYSKAHLKVDGMDNNGPSQDHIKLERKRQ; encoded by the exons ATGTCACCCGTCATATACGACCCGTTTCCCG CCGGTCTAAAAGTTTCCAGCTGGAGTTTACGACAGAAACTGGGAGAATCAGCGGGGGGCAACATGCGCTCCTTAGCGGGACTGGCTACCATTGTGGTCGCGGCGACTGTCTACCTCTACCTGCTGTCGACTCACCTTCCCCCGGGACCCGAGCACATCCAGCCGGACTCCGAGGGAGAGGACGGGGAAGCCCAGGAGTACAG GCTGAAGTTCCCATCAGACCTGGATGAGCTGCGGGAGCTCGCTGAGATGCTCAAGTTTTACAAAAGAGAACATTACGGCTACGTTCTGCTGCTGTTCTGCAGTGCATACCTCTACAAACAGTCCTTCGCCATACCTGGATCCTCTTTTCTG AACATGTTGGCTGGGGCAATATTTGGGCCTTGGGAGGGTCTGGTgttggcctgcctgctcaccacTTCAGGCTCCACGTTCTGCTTCCTGCTCTCCTCAGTGTTTGGAAAGCAGCATGTGGTTCAAGTCTTTCCTGATAAGGTGGCCCTGCTGCAGAGGAAG GTTGAGGACAATCGTAGCAGTttgttcttcttcctccttttcctccgtTTCTTCCCTATGACTCCTAATTGGTTCCTTAACATCACCTGTCCTGTCCTCAACATCCCTATGcctattttcttcttctctgtgttcaTAG GTTTGATCCCCTACAATTTCATATGTGTCCGGACGGGCTCCATCCTCtctgagatctcctctctggaTGATATCTTCTCCTGGGGGACGCTGGCCCAGCTCCTGGCCATCGCACTCATGGCTCTGGTGCCTGGGGCGCTGATCAAACAGTACAGCAAGGCTCACCTCAAGGTGGATGGCATGGATAATAACGGACCCAGCCAGGATCACATCAAGCTGGAGCGGAAAAGACAATGA
- the LOC117812038 gene encoding acidic repeat-containing protein-like yields the protein MPIDSPVEEDDKGLTEDTLSSEILDDSSNSSVNPSTPEDDPSGNNEESQEDEPTTIDEEDDSSEDDSSEDDSSEDEPSSIDEGSSEDQPLSQFNTLTQGENIQDVDLSTIGEDSPVDDLPT from the exons ATGCCAATTGATTCCCCTGTGGAAGAGGATGATAAAG GCCTAACAGAGGACACTCTCTCATCTGAAATTTTGGATGATTCAAGCAACTCTTCTGTCAATCCATCAACCCCAGAGGATGATCCCTCAGGAAACAACGAGGAATCTCAAGAAGATGAACCCACAACAATAGACGAAGAAGATGACTCTTCAGAAGATGACTCTTCAGAAGATGACTCTTCAGAAGATGAACCCTCATCAATCGACGAAGGATCTTCAGAAGATCAACCTTTGTCACAGTTTAATACCTtgacacaaggagaaaacatcCAAGACGTGGATCTCTCTACAATCGGTGAGGACTCTCCAGTAGATGATCTCCCAACATGA